Proteins encoded together in one Vigna angularis cultivar LongXiaoDou No.4 chromosome 5, ASM1680809v1, whole genome shotgun sequence window:
- the LOC108340821 gene encoding transcription factor ILR3 has translation MVSRENTNWLFDYGLIDDIPVPDASFTVPSSGFTWPPNALNATSNVGVEADGSLVDSDGLKESGSKKRVRSETCAASSTKACREKLRRDKLNDKFVELGSILEPGRPTKTDKAAILIDAVRMVTHLRGEAQKLKDSNQGLQEKIKELKAEKNELRDEKQVLKAEKEKLEQQLKSLNAQPSFMPPPAAIPAAFAAQGQAHGNKLVPFISYPGVAMWQFMPPAAVDTSQDHVLRPPVA, from the exons ATGGTTTCCCGGGAAAACACCAATTGGCTCTTTGATTACGGCTTGATAGATGATATTCCCGTCCCGGATGCCTCCTTCACCGTCCCTTCCTCCGGCTTCACATGGCCTCCTAATGCCTTGAATGCCACTTCCAATGTCGG TGTTGAAGCTGACGGTTCACTGGTGGATTCTGATGGTCTCAAAGAGTCTGGCTCAAAGAAGAG GGTTAGATCTGAGACATGTGCTGCTTCTAGCACCAAGGCATGTCGGGAGAAGTTGCGAAGAGATAAGCTTAACGACAA GTTTGTTGAATTGGGCTCCATTTTGGAGCCTGGAAGGCCTACGAAAACTGATAAGGCTGCTATCCTGATTGATGCTGTCCGTATGGTGACACACTTACGGGGTGAAGCGCAGAAGTTGAAAGACTCTAATCAGGGTCTTCAAGAAAAGATTAAAGAGTTAAAG GCTGAGAAGAATGAACTTAGGGATGAGAAACAGGTGCTCAAGGCAGAGAAGGAGAAGTTGGAGCAGCAGCTGAAATCTTTGAATGCACAACCCAGTTTCATGCCTCCCCCTGCTGCTATCCCTGCTGCATTTGCGGCGCAAGGCCAAGCCCACGGAAACAAGTTGGTACCTTTTATTAGTTATCCTGGAGTTGCAATGTGGCAATTTATGCCACCTGCTGCAGTGGATACCTCACAGGATCACGTACTCCGTCCACCAGTTGCCTAA